In Labrus mixtus chromosome 3, fLabMix1.1, whole genome shotgun sequence, a single window of DNA contains:
- the aasdh gene encoding beta-alanine-activating enzyme isoform X1, protein MAARTLQELVSSAASLHPDRAAVTYDSGSVSGNPVSLRYRELEELTSELCDALRRSCSDNNGVIGLYCCDDLFIPVWVLGILQSSAAFVPLDPEAPGLLSARVLNQCGLKYCAVNTDMLQRFQAALISHVSVEVCVELSKFKLTVVRIKMLPVSINTRGPEQTRSLTAEGAAAEFKESGRADLAYVLHTSGTTGVPKTVRVPHRCILPNILHLRSLFQMSSDDVVLLASPLTFDPSVVDMFLALSSGAQLLIVPAVMKKMPRRLAQLLFTRHKTTVLQVTPTLLVRFGQRILQQEVLSSGSTLRVLALGGEACPSPALLRSWKHEENKTHIYNIYGITEVSCWACVYQIPESLLHSNSLAASSVPLGTPLMDTVVEVRDENERLVTAGEGQVFIGGGDRVCLLDDEEDVVRGTMRATGDWVNVRDKQLFYLGRRDRLVKRHGKRVNLDHLQQLIQSLPQVEACAACLYEGSRLLAFVVSSTSGEQKHVEHIHGEHLLLPAAEETGGADGDLSIVILEQLSLLLPSHSVPDTLLLVPALSLTAHGKVDMKALMKIYQRQRRCSDSARGDSNKLKQTLQALWNETLGLPEDATIDEESNFLLSGGDSLKALRLHEDVLAAAGSTSPELLEVVLDGTFSDVLRHIERITLTQPLENKTPATSEVKKRHAEAPSATPAKREHTERLQEEKRAFRVLKRAGEVMEIRDTETHINSEAEKDGALTLSVSWSSDTGRCVDASPLLLAENTTTVFIGSHSHRIQALDLTTGSLLWERVLGGRMEASAAVSHCGSLVVIGCYDGCVYFLCAASGDTRWIFETGDAVKSCPAVDPLTGLVMVGSHDGHVYALDPKEEQCVWRRHCGGGAVFSSPLLLSSLRQMFVASLGGHLLCLNPDSGEELWSICRDVPFFSSPNASSGHVIIGSVDGNICCFGAEGKLVWQFKTEGPVFSSPCVTQDRQSVLCGSHDGHLYCLNCADGSLVWTFQTTGKVYSSPCVFDGSAVGRRGPLVALASTDGAVWILDVRDGRMLTTLTLPGELFSSPVVCGRSLVIGCRNDLVYCLQLTVKEETQTEELVS, encoded by the exons ATGGCCGCTCGGACCCTACAGGAGCTTGTATCCTCCGCCGCCTCTCTGCACCCTGACCGGGCAGCTGTGACGTACGACAGCGGGTCAGTGTCAGGGAACCCGGTGTCCCTGCGGTACAGAGAGCTGGAGGAACTAACCTCTGAGCTGTGTGATGCTCTGCGGAGGAGCTGCTCTGATAATAACGGTGTGATTGGGCTGTACTGTTGTGATGATCTGTTCATACCTGTGTGGGTTCTAGG GATCCTGCAGTCCTCTGCTGCCTTTGTCCCCCTGGACCCTGAGGCTCCAGGACTTCTCTCTGCCAGAGTCCTGAACCAGTGTGGGCTCAAGTACTGTGCTGTGAACACTGACATGCTGCAG AGATTTCAGGCAGCCCTCATCAGTCACGTGTCCGTGGAGGTTTGTGTCGAGTTGTCTAAGTTCAAACTGACGGTGGTACGAATCAAGATGCTGCCAGTCTCTATCAACACAAGAGGACCTGAACAGACTCGATCTCtgacagcagagggcgctgctgCTGAGTTTAAAGAGTCAGGACGTGCAGACTTGGCGTATGTGCTTCACACATCTGGAACCACTGGAGTCCCAAAGACTGTGAGGGTGCCACACAGATGTATCCTCCCCAACATACTTCACCTGAG ATCTTTGTTTCAGATGAGCTCAGATGACGTGGTCCTCCTCGCCTCCCCGTTAACCTTTGACCCCTCTGTGGTGGACATGTTCCTGGCCTTGTCGTCGGGGGCTCAGCTCCTCATCGTCCCCGCTGTGATGAAGAAGATGCCTCGTCGTCTGGCCCAGCTGCTGTTCACGCGTCACAAGACGACGGTCCTGCAG GTCACACCGACGCTCCTCGTCCGCTTCGGGCAGCGTATCCTCCAGCAGGAGGTGCTGTCGTCGGGCTCCACGCTGCGGGTGCTCGCTCTCGGGGGAGAGGCCTGTCCGTCACCCGCTCTGCTGAGGAGCTGGAAGCACGAGGAGAACAAAACTCACATCTACAACATCTACGGCATCACAGAGGTGTCCTGCTGGGCGTGTGTTTATCAAATACCAGAGTCTCTGCTGCACTCGAACAGCCT cGCGGCGTCCTCGGTGCCTCTCGGGACTCCTCTGATGGACACGGTGGTGGAAGTCAGAGATGAAAACGAGCGCCTTGTGACAGCAGGAGAAGGTCAGGTGTTCATAG GCGGGGGGGACAGGGTGTGTCTCCTGGACGATGAGGAGGATGTTGTCCGCGGGACGATGAGAGCGACAGGAGACTGGGTGAACGTCAGAGACAAACAGCTGTTTTACCTCGGACGGAGAGACCGGCTTGTTAAACGCCACGGGAAGCGGGTGAACCTGGaccacctgcagcag CTCATTCAGAGTCTCCCTCAGGTGGAGGCCTGCGCTGCGTGTCTCTACGAAGGCTCTCGACTGCTCGCCTTCGTCGTCTCGTCCACATCTGGAGAGCAGAAACATGTGGAACACATACATGGGGAACACCTCCTGCTCCCTGCTGCAGAGGAGACGGGCGGTGCAGACGGAGACCTGAGCATCGTGATCCTGGAGcagctgtctctgctgctgccgTCACACAGTGTCCCCGACACGCTGCTCCTGGTCCCGGCTCTCAGTCTGACTGCTCACG GCAAAGTGGACATGAAGGCTCTCATGAAGATATACCAAAGACAGAGACGATGTTCAGACTCTGCGCGAGGAGATTCAAACAAACTGAAGCAAACTCTTCAGGCTCTGTGGAAC GAAACTCTCGGCCTTCCTGAAGATGCAACGATCGATGAGGAGTCGAACTTCCTGCTGAGTGGAGGAGACTCTCTGAAGGCTCTGCGTCTCCATGAGGACGTCCTCGCCGCCGCAGGATCAACCTCGCCAGAGCTGCTGGAGGTCGTGCTCGACGGGACTTTTTCTGACGTCCTGCGCCACATCGAGAGGATAACGCTGACGCAGCCGCTTGAGAACAAGACGCCGGCGACGTCCGAGGTGAAGAAACGACACGCTGAAGCTCCCTCTGCGACGCCGGCAAagagagaacacacagagcggctgcaggaggagaaaagagcgTTTAGAGTTCtaaagagagcaggagaggtgATGGagatcagagacacagagacacatatcAACTCTGAGGCAGAGAAGGATGGAGCGCTGACCCTCAGTGTGAGCTGGTCCTCAGACACAGGCCGATGTGTGGACGCCTCTCCGCTGCTTCtagcagaaaacacaacgacagtGTTCATCGGCTCCCACTCTCACAGGATCCAAGCGTTAGACCTGACCACGGGGAGCCTCCTGTGGGAGCGAGTCCTCGGGGGGAGAATGGAAGCCTCGGCTGCGGTGTCTCACTGCGGTAGCCTCGTGGTTATTG GTTGCTATGACGGCTGTGTGTATTTCCTGTGTGCTGCTTCTGGAGACACTCGGTGGATATTTGAGACGGGGGACGCTGTGAAGAGCTGTCCTGCTGTGGACCCCCTCACAGGTCTGGTGATGGTGGGCTCACATGATGGACACGTTTACGCCTTAGATCCAAAG gaggagcagtgtgtgtggaggcgtcactgtggaggaggagctgtgtTCTCCTCCCCgctcctcctctcgtctctcagACAGATGTTTGTGGCATCGCTGGGAGGCCACCTGCTCTGTCTCAACCCT gacaGCGGGGAGGAGCTGTGGTCGATCTGCAGAGACGTCCCGTTCTTCTCGTCACCTAACGCCTCCTCCGGTCACGTCATCATCGGCTCGGTGGACGGAAACATCTGCTGCTTCGGCGCTGAGGGGAAACTG gtttggCAGTTTAAGACAGAAGGACCCGTCTTCTCGTCTCCGTGTGTCACTCAGGACCGGCAGAGCGTCCTGTGCGGGTCACACGACGGTCACCTGTACTGTTTGAACTGCGCTGACGGCTCTCTGGTTTGGACTTTCCAGACCACTGGGAAGGTGTACTCCAGTCCGTGTGTGTTCGACGGCTCTGCGGTGGGCCGGAGGGGGCCGCTGGTGGCTCTGGCCTCCACAGACGGCGCAGTGTGGATCCTGGATGTACGAGACGGACGGATGCTGACCACGCTCACTCTACCAGGGGAGCTGTTCTCATCCCCCGTGGTGTGTGGGCGCTCTCTTGTTATCGGGTGCCGCAATGACCTTGTGTATTGTTTACAGCTGACAgtgaaagaagaaacacaaacgGAGGAGCTGGTTTCATAA
- the aasdh gene encoding beta-alanine-activating enzyme isoform X2, translating into MAARTLQELVSSAASLHPDRAAVTYDSGSVSGNPVSLRYRELEELTSELCDALRRSCSDNNGVIGLYCCDDLFIPVWVLGILQSSAAFVPLDPEAPGLLSARVLNQCGLKYCAVNTDMLQRFQAALISHVSVEVCVELSKFKLTVVRIKMLPVSINTRGPEQTRSLTAEGAAAEFKESGRADLAYVLHTSGTTGVPKTVRVPHRCILPNILHLRSLFQMSSDDVVLLASPLTFDPSVVDMFLALSSGAQLLIVPAVMKKMPRRLAQLLFTRHKTTVLQVTPTLLVRFGQRILQQEVLSSGSTLRVLALGGEACPSPALLRSWKHEENKTHIYNIYGITEVSCWACVYQIPESLLHSNSLAASSVPLGTPLMDTVVEVRDENERLVTAGEGQVFIGGGDRVCLLDDEEDVVRGTMRATGDWVNVRDKQLFYLGRRDRLVKRHGKRVNLDHLQQLIQSLPQVEACAACLYEGSRLLAFVVSSTSGEQKHVEHIHGEHLLLPAAEETGGADGDLSIVILEQLSLLLPSHSVPDTLLLVPALSLTAHGKVDMKALMKIYQRQRRCSDSARGDSNKLKQTLQALWNETLGLPEDATIDEESNFLLSGGDSLKALRLHEDVLAAAGSTSPELLEVVLDGTFSDVLRHIERITLTQPLENKTPATSEVKKRHAEAPSATPAKREHTERLQEEKRAFRVLKRAGEVMEIRDTETHINSEAEKDGALTLSVSWSSDTGRCVDASPLLLAENTTTVFIGSHSHRIQALDLTTGSLLWERVLGGRMEASAAVSHCGSLVVIGCYDGCVYFLCAASGDTRWIFETGDAVKSCPAVDPLTGLVMVGSHDGHVYALDPKDSGEELWSICRDVPFFSSPNASSGHVIIGSVDGNICCFGAEGKLVWQFKTEGPVFSSPCVTQDRQSVLCGSHDGHLYCLNCADGSLVWTFQTTGKVYSSPCVFDGSAVGRRGPLVALASTDGAVWILDVRDGRMLTTLTLPGELFSSPVVCGRSLVIGCRNDLVYCLQLTVKEETQTEELVS; encoded by the exons ATGGCCGCTCGGACCCTACAGGAGCTTGTATCCTCCGCCGCCTCTCTGCACCCTGACCGGGCAGCTGTGACGTACGACAGCGGGTCAGTGTCAGGGAACCCGGTGTCCCTGCGGTACAGAGAGCTGGAGGAACTAACCTCTGAGCTGTGTGATGCTCTGCGGAGGAGCTGCTCTGATAATAACGGTGTGATTGGGCTGTACTGTTGTGATGATCTGTTCATACCTGTGTGGGTTCTAGG GATCCTGCAGTCCTCTGCTGCCTTTGTCCCCCTGGACCCTGAGGCTCCAGGACTTCTCTCTGCCAGAGTCCTGAACCAGTGTGGGCTCAAGTACTGTGCTGTGAACACTGACATGCTGCAG AGATTTCAGGCAGCCCTCATCAGTCACGTGTCCGTGGAGGTTTGTGTCGAGTTGTCTAAGTTCAAACTGACGGTGGTACGAATCAAGATGCTGCCAGTCTCTATCAACACAAGAGGACCTGAACAGACTCGATCTCtgacagcagagggcgctgctgCTGAGTTTAAAGAGTCAGGACGTGCAGACTTGGCGTATGTGCTTCACACATCTGGAACCACTGGAGTCCCAAAGACTGTGAGGGTGCCACACAGATGTATCCTCCCCAACATACTTCACCTGAG ATCTTTGTTTCAGATGAGCTCAGATGACGTGGTCCTCCTCGCCTCCCCGTTAACCTTTGACCCCTCTGTGGTGGACATGTTCCTGGCCTTGTCGTCGGGGGCTCAGCTCCTCATCGTCCCCGCTGTGATGAAGAAGATGCCTCGTCGTCTGGCCCAGCTGCTGTTCACGCGTCACAAGACGACGGTCCTGCAG GTCACACCGACGCTCCTCGTCCGCTTCGGGCAGCGTATCCTCCAGCAGGAGGTGCTGTCGTCGGGCTCCACGCTGCGGGTGCTCGCTCTCGGGGGAGAGGCCTGTCCGTCACCCGCTCTGCTGAGGAGCTGGAAGCACGAGGAGAACAAAACTCACATCTACAACATCTACGGCATCACAGAGGTGTCCTGCTGGGCGTGTGTTTATCAAATACCAGAGTCTCTGCTGCACTCGAACAGCCT cGCGGCGTCCTCGGTGCCTCTCGGGACTCCTCTGATGGACACGGTGGTGGAAGTCAGAGATGAAAACGAGCGCCTTGTGACAGCAGGAGAAGGTCAGGTGTTCATAG GCGGGGGGGACAGGGTGTGTCTCCTGGACGATGAGGAGGATGTTGTCCGCGGGACGATGAGAGCGACAGGAGACTGGGTGAACGTCAGAGACAAACAGCTGTTTTACCTCGGACGGAGAGACCGGCTTGTTAAACGCCACGGGAAGCGGGTGAACCTGGaccacctgcagcag CTCATTCAGAGTCTCCCTCAGGTGGAGGCCTGCGCTGCGTGTCTCTACGAAGGCTCTCGACTGCTCGCCTTCGTCGTCTCGTCCACATCTGGAGAGCAGAAACATGTGGAACACATACATGGGGAACACCTCCTGCTCCCTGCTGCAGAGGAGACGGGCGGTGCAGACGGAGACCTGAGCATCGTGATCCTGGAGcagctgtctctgctgctgccgTCACACAGTGTCCCCGACACGCTGCTCCTGGTCCCGGCTCTCAGTCTGACTGCTCACG GCAAAGTGGACATGAAGGCTCTCATGAAGATATACCAAAGACAGAGACGATGTTCAGACTCTGCGCGAGGAGATTCAAACAAACTGAAGCAAACTCTTCAGGCTCTGTGGAAC GAAACTCTCGGCCTTCCTGAAGATGCAACGATCGATGAGGAGTCGAACTTCCTGCTGAGTGGAGGAGACTCTCTGAAGGCTCTGCGTCTCCATGAGGACGTCCTCGCCGCCGCAGGATCAACCTCGCCAGAGCTGCTGGAGGTCGTGCTCGACGGGACTTTTTCTGACGTCCTGCGCCACATCGAGAGGATAACGCTGACGCAGCCGCTTGAGAACAAGACGCCGGCGACGTCCGAGGTGAAGAAACGACACGCTGAAGCTCCCTCTGCGACGCCGGCAAagagagaacacacagagcggctgcaggaggagaaaagagcgTTTAGAGTTCtaaagagagcaggagaggtgATGGagatcagagacacagagacacatatcAACTCTGAGGCAGAGAAGGATGGAGCGCTGACCCTCAGTGTGAGCTGGTCCTCAGACACAGGCCGATGTGTGGACGCCTCTCCGCTGCTTCtagcagaaaacacaacgacagtGTTCATCGGCTCCCACTCTCACAGGATCCAAGCGTTAGACCTGACCACGGGGAGCCTCCTGTGGGAGCGAGTCCTCGGGGGGAGAATGGAAGCCTCGGCTGCGGTGTCTCACTGCGGTAGCCTCGTGGTTATTG GTTGCTATGACGGCTGTGTGTATTTCCTGTGTGCTGCTTCTGGAGACACTCGGTGGATATTTGAGACGGGGGACGCTGTGAAGAGCTGTCCTGCTGTGGACCCCCTCACAGGTCTGGTGATGGTGGGCTCACATGATGGACACGTTTACGCCTTAGATCCAAAG gacaGCGGGGAGGAGCTGTGGTCGATCTGCAGAGACGTCCCGTTCTTCTCGTCACCTAACGCCTCCTCCGGTCACGTCATCATCGGCTCGGTGGACGGAAACATCTGCTGCTTCGGCGCTGAGGGGAAACTG gtttggCAGTTTAAGACAGAAGGACCCGTCTTCTCGTCTCCGTGTGTCACTCAGGACCGGCAGAGCGTCCTGTGCGGGTCACACGACGGTCACCTGTACTGTTTGAACTGCGCTGACGGCTCTCTGGTTTGGACTTTCCAGACCACTGGGAAGGTGTACTCCAGTCCGTGTGTGTTCGACGGCTCTGCGGTGGGCCGGAGGGGGCCGCTGGTGGCTCTGGCCTCCACAGACGGCGCAGTGTGGATCCTGGATGTACGAGACGGACGGATGCTGACCACGCTCACTCTACCAGGGGAGCTGTTCTCATCCCCCGTGGTGTGTGGGCGCTCTCTTGTTATCGGGTGCCGCAATGACCTTGTGTATTGTTTACAGCTGACAgtgaaagaagaaacacaaacgGAGGAGCTGGTTTCATAA